The Pyxicephalus adspersus chromosome 1, UCB_Pads_2.0, whole genome shotgun sequence sequence tatttttataatgaaatgaCAAGCCTTtgcttaaaaaatactgaaatgtacCAGTACTAAAGCAGAGATCCAGATATTTCATCATTTTAGAAACTCTTCTTACCATTGATTAAACTAGATTTCCTCTAATGAGTTGTGCTAATGTGAGTGTtgataatgtaattttcttttttttggtttttagggaATGAAATTCGAGGAAAACCTAATTATCACGATTGTGATTGGAATTACTTACCCAAATCAACAATTTTTGCTTTTGAAGAAAGTCAGGAAGCGCAACAAATATTTGTAGacttaaaacaaagaaatatggaTGTTTCCGAAAGTCCTCTGCATCACAAAGATCACAGGAGCTTGTACATAGAAACTACTTTTAATTCAGGAGAACTTGATCAGCAGCTAATCAAACAGTGTGATCATATAGATTTAGAGAACAGCCTTGGTATTACCCAGCAATCATTACTGTCTCTCTCAGGGCTTGAACACTCTAGTACAGCACAAGACTCTCCCAGGAGTGCAAAAGTATCTTTTATATTTGGTGACCACAACCTGGACACCATTAACCCCCAGACACTCGGCTATGAGAGATTGCTTGATGAAAGCCCTGAAATGTTAGACAAACAAAGTGTAATTTACCTAAACAATGCCAATGACATTAAAGACTTAGATTTAACATCAGATGCTGAAAGCATTCATTTTGCTGCTAATGCTGTTTATGCAAATATATCTGAGAGTAAAATTTTTGGAACCACAGAAGGTATTGAAGAACCCCTTTTACATGACATTTGTTATTCAGAAACCACAGATGATGTTGAGGATGAAGATGAGGCAAGTTGTGAGGAAGACATGATCGTGCCAGAGGATACTAGAACAGACATACTTAGCATGTCAGGATCCATTGATGATATCATTGATCTGACCTCACTCCCACCACCTGAAGGCGATGACAATGAGGATGATTTTTTGTTGCATTCCTTGAACATGGCTATTGCTGCTCCTCCTCCTGGTTTCCGAGACAGTTCAGATGAAGAAGACTGTCAGAATCAGACTGCTTCAGCTGTCAGTGTGTGTGTTGACGACATCCCTGTCTCTCTAATAGATGCTGTTCCAACAAACACAGATGACAAATGTGAGAAAACTCTCGATGAAGCAGTGGTAGTTTCCAATCTACAAGCAATGAAAGATTTGGCTGTATCAGAGGAAAGCCAAGCAGACGACACCTCAGGTTCTTTCACCATTGTGACTTTCATTCATTAGTGTACAGACCCATTGTTCCATCCCCATGAgccttcttttgtgtttttttttatacacccaAACACCATCCTTCATTTTATCCACAGGACTTTCTGTTCgttttctatgatttttttttatatgaattacaCATGATTTTTAATAAGGTATGCTTATAGTTGGTTTAATAATTGTATCACAAGCAAAAATTAATGTTGTAGAATAACCTGATTTACcataattctttcttttttggcaCACAGGTGTAACAATATTAAGAGCATATAGCCCTGAATCATCATCGGATTCTGGTAATGAAACAAACTCCTCTGAAATGACAGAGAGCTCGGAACTGGCTACTGCTCAGAAACAAACAGACCACTCAGCTCGAGTAATCTTGTCAACTGGTGAAGGTTACCAGTCTCTGTTAGCAGAGCATACTGAATTCTCTCTAGCCAAGAACCAAGCTGGATGTATGACTCTTAAATCTTCATCTTCCTTAATAAATCGGCAAGCAGTGGATCTCCAATCAAAAGCTGTGCCTTCAAAACAAATGCTTCACTCTGATAACATAGAAATGGAACCAGAAACCATGGAGACAAAATCTGTAACCGACTACTTTAATAAGATGCAAATGGGATCCTTGGTGTATGCctgcaaaaggaaaaacaaacctGACGCTGAAATGAAATCACATTTTGACGTAAATGTTACTATCAATAAAAAAGCAGGTAAACGAACAGATGATggggatttgaaagcaaaattAGAAATGCATCCTTCTAAAGACTGTCAACATCTAAGTAATTTTAACATGGAAAGAACTGCTTTTCGGAAAGACAATCAACGATGGTACAACACCACCGACAAGGGAACTATTGACCGGTTACCACCAGGAACAACCTATTCTAAGACATTGCCAAGGCTTTCTGGTGTGACTaacagcaaaaatgaaaataatagcaAGGATGATGTAAATATTGAATCTGTGCTTTCTGAACAAgaagatatatttatttctaatgcaAACTTCCTGTCTTCTTCCAAAGAACTTGGTGAATCTGAGGCTGATGAAAATTCTTCAGAGAATATAGCTAAACTAGCAGATACAGATCAAAGTATAAACAGGATTTGTGAGTATCACATCGCCAAGAATATGTCATCACTTCAGAGTGAAGGACATTTTTCTCTTCAGAGCTCCCAGTGTTCATCTGTAGATGCTGGCTGTAGTACCGGTAGCAGCTCATGTGCAACCCCAGTTGAGTCCCCACTGTGTACATCAGATGTTAGGCATACTTTGTCTGATACACCAGTAAAGAGTGGAAATTATATAAGTCCTGATGAGAGACAATCGATTCTTCCAAACCATGGGGCATCATATCCTGAACTCCATCAACAAGGTGACACTTGTCACAGGATGACTGTTTCCGCACATGTACCAGTAAATGCAGATCCATTGTTTGGAACCTTAAGAGATGGAAGTCATCGGATTTCTAAAATTAAAGAAACCACAGGTACATCACTAACTGAATTATTGCTCATTTATTGCACATTTCTGTCCAGTTGTTCaaacttgtacttttttttaagtctcttGGGACATACCTACATAgttgttacatagttagtttgaaaaaagtccattaagttcaatcACTAGGTTAATTAAcacagataaaaaccctataattatagttgatccagaggaaggcaaaaaaccctaaaatgtgctccggggaaaaaattccttcttgatcctgtgaggcaatcagatgctCCCTGGATTACCAGTCTCTGTTATCGTTACTTTAAAACGTTAATACCCAgctatattatgtgcttctagaaaagcatccagctttttcttaaagaaatctatagtactttctgaaactacttcctgagggatccATTTCAACAGACCCTACTATAAAGGGGCATTGACCTTGGAGAGATTGGTGGAGGCTTGCAATTTTGAATCTCCTTTCAGAATTTTAGTTACCTGGTTGTCATTCTGATGCTTTGACAAGTATTTAGATGAAGCACTAATATTTTTATGGAACAGACTGCACAAGAATAAGCCCTTTAGAATGTAGAAGAGCTACTAATAAGAAGAAACATCTATGGTCTATGTTAAAGCACAACTCATATTAGTACCGAAATGTTTTAGTTAACATTTCACTATGATTTGTTCCTACTATGGAAACTTTGTATTTTAGAAGCAAGAAAGTTAGCAGTACTAATAGTAATATTAGGTCTCATATATTATCTGAAACAGCTGTAGCAGTTCAGTAGAAACagtatatatgctatataaattGCTGTTTACATGAGTATATTTTTCTATTCTgtgtattcttttaaataaaatgtcctgcttgttttttgtttatgcCTATGAATGAAAACTTGTACTATCTCAAATTTAGCACATTTAGCCTATAGTTCTAAAAATTTACCACCAGGTTCTTTGTTGATCAGATTGATTTTAATGTCCTTAATGCTCAGGAAATTGCTGATTTTATGTGAAATGTCAAATTTGAATTCAAGGGCTGATTATGTGATTTAAATCTTGGATGTAAACTAATTAATGGAGTTATTACAATTCGGATACATTCCTCAGCAATATCACAGTTCTGATACATTCCTAAGCAATATCACTCTAAGTATGATATAAAGTTCTCTATCAGTCCCTCTTACCTCCACTCACACTGACTCTACCTTTTACATGGTTCTTCTGTCACAGTTTAGTGAAATGTCAAAAGCAACAGATGTGAGATAATTTATATCTGGGAGCATAAGCAACCCCATGCAAATGTTCGCAGAGAGCCCCCCCAAACATCCTCTACCTGAATTAAATAAAACGTTTTTGGTTAAGTttcctatttactgtacattacACTAGGATACACATAGTATAtacctttttaaatgtttctttttaatgtagaGTTTCAGAAATGCTTAACAAATATCTCTGTTTTTCTACTACCCCTAGTGTAGCTTTGACAGAGCCTGcaaaaggaagaagaggagatggCATGCCTGCAGCTACAGTTAAACACCCCAAAGGGGACCCTACTACATCATCTAGCATTTGCTCAGAATCAAATGTGCCAACTCAGAATCCAGACTCTCTCCATTTTCACCAATGGAACCAGGCATGTGCACCAGAAATCAGCCCACACCAATATGACATTATAGGAGGAAGTCTGAAAATGCCACATAACAGAAAGGTACTGAGACGTAGCAGCAGCGTCATCACGAGATCCTCAGGCACGGATACAAATGATAAGAAAATTTCCTCAATAAGCTTGTGCTTAGATGGAGCAGAGACAGGACCCTCCAGATCTGAAAAGAGGTTTGAGCTCCCAATGGGGAAAAAGTTGTCCAAAAGTAGTTCCCATAGTTCTGTGAATACCATCAGTGAGAGCAGAGATGGTAAACGGTCCGGTACTGCTGGTTCTatgcaaaaagtacaaaaacaatcaAGGTCACTCCCTCTGTTAAAATTAGATGCAAGCAACTGGAGATGTCGAGGGCCCTTTAGTTACTGCTTTCAAAACAAGGGAAACAATGGTGATGAAGAAGAGGATGAATGTGAAGAAATAGATAATGGGAATAATAACGAGAGCAAAGAGCTATCATGTGTGTATATACCACAATCACCAGCGGAAGGGCAAAAAGATATGCCCACATCAGGCAGTGGAAAAGAGCTAGAATCTCCAAGAGCCATTATAAAAATGGCTGCAAAACACAATGATAATGATCAGGTTGCTGGACAATCTGAATTTAATGTCCTTAACATGGACTTCGATGACAAGATTGCCAGAATAAAtgcactaaaagaaaaagtttatgcAATACCTGATGGATTTCATGCTGCTCAAAGAGATGCTAATGAGTTACTCTGCCTAATACGATCAACCCACTCTGGAAAGGGGGAAGATGCAATCTTGGATACTCATGACCAGGAGCTGTCTCAATACAAACAGAGTTTGTCCACAGAGTCGAGACAGCTTGGAAGTGCCTGCAAGAAAATGGCCGCCACAGACAAAAGCCCAGAGGAAGTGCTGTCGGCCATGACTTCAAGCTTTCATATCCTCTGTTGTCTAACAGAAGCTTGCATGAGACTAGTCAAAGCTGTAAACTCTGAAACACAGCAACAGGAAATTGTAGCAAAAATAGATGAAGTGGTGTTGAACTACATCAGTTTGCTGAAGGCTGCGGAAACTACATCAGTAAAAATGTTCAATGACCCCAATGTTAAACTTATGGCTCGACATTCTAGTACTATGGCTGCCATTGTAAGCACACTAACTCGTTCTCTTAAAACGCTTTTGAACAAATAAAGTAAGACAGTCATTTCATAGACTACCTTAATAAAGCCATACATGAACCTTTTACTTTACATGTGTATAGACCAATGTGAATATTCGCATAAATAAATAGCATTACCTCTCTGCTAGGATCTTATACATATTATTCTtcctatagataaaaaaaaattaatgacattACTTAACAGCAAGAATTGCTGGTGTAGTGCATCCTACTTTACAAAGTTAGcattcaaaaaacatgaaatgaaaacaGATAAATTTCTTGCATTATCTGCAGGCACATTATATGAATATGTAACCTTTGCTGCATCTTCCTCTTTTCCTTTAGTCCATGTCATGTTAGAGATGGTAAAAAGGAACCATAATGTAAATAGacagtatttaatattttaaattataatttttaagcTCTGAAATGATGAAATATGTTTCAATTTAAAGAAGGTACTATGATTTACtagagaatatataaatatatatatatatataataaaatgatttttttgttcatgttgtgtatttgttgtttttttaccggaaacaaaaagacacatttttattgaTGATCATTGAGAAGCAAATTGCATTACAGCACAAAAAATTGGGTAATTTCTCCATTTCGAATATTTGCAAGCATATTTATCCAATCATGTTTGCTTGAAATACAGAATTGTATGATTCTCCTGAGTAAAAATAGATATGCATGTAGATATTTAAGTAGattaaaaattaccaaaaacaaattaaaaattgctCTGAATTGTCTTGATTCTATCATCATGATTAAATATATAGTTGGCTAAGTGTAAAGAGGCATGAACAAGGTTCACACAATCAGCTAGGACCCTGAAAGCGCTATTTAGAGGCATAACATAGCTTTGATGCCTTCAGACAGTTGTAAAATAGGGCATTTGTGGATGGTGATTTGGGTAAATTGAAGCTAAACCAGTCAAGAAATATTATTGCAATATCAACAGTTATTTCTGAGAATGGAAGTGAAAGCTTGTATCTAATTAACTAATCACAGATAATGAACTTTTTGGAAGGCAAAACCTTGTTTAAGTATTTGCACAAGGGCAATATGTCATTCCTTATTCATCCTAGACAgtgtaataaaaactgaaataggTAGGCAGAAAGAAGCATTCATTTAAGTCCCGTTATGTtctagaaaaagaaacaaatgtttaattgatgcaatttttttctaaacgCCTTTTTGTTATTGTTACCTAGTTACtcaattacatattaaaattgaaaaaatttaaaGACTTCCAATCTTTAACATCTCttgcaattttatttcaaatgaagaaaaaaaatgccatttgccCCCAAgttactgtttttaattttgcaacACGGAGCGGATTTTCAAGTATAAAAATGCCATTACCTTTGGCACTTATTGCATGTGCTGTGTACattgaagcagaaaaaaaaagccaccagcaGCCAGTGAGTTTGTTATTTGAAAAGAGAGATATTGCATGGCTCTTTTGCTggatagtactacctcctggtgttttttttgtatttaaagcttagatcagctttaaatgttttttttttcattaaactcaGAACATCCCTTAAAAAACCTTGGTCCAAAGAGATACAAAGAGTACTGTTTGTGCTTCTTTCAATATTGCTAATGCTTTTCTTCAATACACACATGCTacatattataatacagtattagGTCCAAATTTTGTAATAGATCTCCCTTAGCATTACAGGTAAAACTTTTGTGTATATGGCCAGAACTGCCCTTCCGCAAGTTACCACTGACAGAGTTTCTAAATTTCTCATTCACCCCAGATAAAATCTGCATGCAGGTACATCTTCCTATATTCTTTTGGTAAATTTGTTGTTTCTTCAGTTCAACTAAGAGTAGGGACTGAATTGGTTGCTAAGATCTTGGCCCTTTCTGATATACTTAACACCAGATATTAGACTGCTACTTGACAAGAATGCCCtcgttgctggatcacccagcttcactgatgaaagtgtatcttcagccttggagagctttattaaatcaggcccaatatctctaTGGATATTTACCTTTTGATTGTACTGCTTATATGTTTCTTTATTGTAATCTCCTTCATCTCCTTTTTAGTTATACACTCTCCTCTTCTGTTTACCTCTTGCTTATGGCAAATGAATGTTGTATTGTTGctatctaaaataataatactaatataaacatatttaatgtaatacatacataacatatttttgatttacaaaataGTACTCAGTAAAGTAATGTTAAAAGTATTGCTTTATATCTCTATGACCTGCAGTTTAATTTTCACTGCCCAGTTTTTGTCTGTTCACATCTGAGAATTCCCCATAATAATACTTTTTCCAATAATTGACTAATTTAAAAGTTGTATTGCATTTGAATGTTAGTGTTAACTaatcattaacaataaaaaaaaaaagccataagcaCTTTATAGcatagaacaggggtgcccacactgttttggctacttttaaaatgaccaagtcaaaatgatctaccaacaataaaaacctggacttaa is a genomic window containing:
- the FRMPD4 gene encoding FERM and PDZ domain-containing protein 4 isoform X1, which gives rise to MDVFGFAKIAKLSSSGVIQDATITKTQKYQRDLHCHFPGWHPGEEESLDLSSTLQRSSHRSKSSGWPPPSGTWSLPQGPTYGWEMATNRDGRDFFISHLTQTGTFEDQRIESCQINPPVPRNVEMRRDPVLGFGFVAGSEKPVVVRSVTPGGPSEGKLVPGDQIIMINEEPVSNAPRERVIDLVRSCKESILLTVVQPYPSPKSAFISAAKKARLKSNPVKVRFSEEVIINGQVSETVKDNSLLFMPNVLKVYLENGQTKSFRFDSGTSIKDVILTLQEKLSIKCIEHFSLMLEQRTEGAGTKLLLLHEQETLTQVSTAYKVTQRPSSHMMRCLFRISFVPKDPIDLLRRDPVAFEYLYVQSCNDVVQERFGPELKYDIALRLAALQMYIATVTTKQTQKISLKYIEKEWGLETFLPSAVLQSMKEKNIKKALSHLVKANQNLVPPGKKLSALQAKVHYLKFLSDLRLYGGRVFKAKLVQGEKHSDVTLLVGPRYGISHVINTKTNLVALLADFSHVNRIEMFTEDDITVRVELHVLDVKPITLLMESSDAMNLACLTAGYYRLLVDSRRSIFNVAKQNMANREAGNEIRGKPNYHDCDWNYLPKSTIFAFEESQEAQQIFVDLKQRNMDVSESPLHHKDHRSLYIETTFNSGELDQQLIKQCDHIDLENSLGITQQSLLSLSGLEHSSTAQDSPRSAKVSFIFGDHNLDTINPQTLGYERLLDESPEMLDKQSVIYLNNANDIKDLDLTSDAESIHFAANAVYANISESKIFGTTEGIEEPLLHDICYSETTDDVEDEDEASCEEDMIVPEDTRTDILSMSGSIDDIIDLTSLPPPEGDDNEDDFLLHSLNMAIAAPPPGFRDSSDEEDCQNQTASAVSVCVDDIPVSLIDAVPTNTDDKCEKTLDEAVVVSNLQAMKDLAVSEESQADDTSGVTILRAYSPESSSDSGNETNSSEMTESSELATAQKQTDHSARVILSTGEGYQSLLAEHTEFSLAKNQAGCMTLKSSSSLINRQAVDLQSKAVPSKQMLHSDNIEMEPETMETKSVTDYFNKMQMGSLVYACKRKNKPDAEMKSHFDVNVTINKKAGKRTDDGDLKAKLEMHPSKDCQHLSNFNMERTAFRKDNQRWYNTTDKGTIDRLPPGTTYSKTLPRLSGVTNSKNENNSKDDVNIESVLSEQEDIFISNANFLSSSKELGESEADENSSENIAKLADTDQSINRICEYHIAKNMSSLQSEGHFSLQSSQCSSVDAGCSTGSSSCATPVESPLCTSDVRHTLSDTPVKSGNYISPDERQSILPNHGASYPELHQQGDTCHRMTVSAHVPVNADPLFGTLRDGSHRISKIKETTALTEPAKGRRGDGMPAATVKHPKGDPTTSSSICSESNVPTQNPDSLHFHQWNQACAPEISPHQYDIIGGSLKMPHNRKVLRRSSSVITRSSGTDTNDKKISSISLCLDGAETGPSRSEKRFELPMGKKLSKSSSHSSVNTISESRDGKRSGTAGSMQKVQKQSRSLPLLKLDASNWRCRGPFSYCFQNKGNNGDEEEDECEEIDNGNNNESKELSCVYIPQSPAEGQKDMPTSGSGKELESPRAIIKMAAKHNDNDQVAGQSEFNVLNMDFDDKIARINALKEKVYAIPDGFHAAQRDANELLCLIRSTHSGKGEDAILDTHDQELSQYKQSLSTESRQLGSACKKMAATDKSPEEVLSAMTSSFHILCCLTEACMRLVKAVNSETQQQEIVAKIDEVVLNYISLLKAAETTSVKMFNDPNVKLMARHSSTMAAIVSTLTRSLKTLLNK
- the FRMPD4 gene encoding FERM and PDZ domain-containing protein 4 isoform X2, translated to MDVFGFAKIAKLSSSGVIQDATITKTQKYQRDLHCHFPGWHPGEEESLDLSSTLQRSSHRSKSSGWPPPSGTWSLPQGPTYGWEMATNRDGRDFFISHLTQTGTFEDQRIESCQINPPVPRNVEMRRDPVLGFGFVAGSEKPVVVRSVTPGGPSEGKLVPGDQIIMINEEPVSNAPRERVIDLVRSCKESILLTVVQPYPSPKSAFISAAKKARLKSNPVKVRFSEEVIINGQVSETVKDNSLLFMPNVLKVYLENGQTKSFRFDSGTSIKDVILTLQEKLSIKCIEHFSLMLEQRTEGAGTKLLLLHEQETLTQVTQRPSSHMMRCLFRISFVPKDPIDLLRRDPVAFEYLYVQSCNDVVQERFGPELKYDIALRLAALQMYIATVTTKQTQKISLKYIEKEWGLETFLPSAVLQSMKEKNIKKALSHLVKANQNLVPPGKKLSALQAKVHYLKFLSDLRLYGGRVFKAKLVQGEKHSDVTLLVGPRYGISHVINTKTNLVALLADFSHVNRIEMFTEDDITVRVELHVLDVKPITLLMESSDAMNLACLTAGYYRLLVDSRRSIFNVAKQNMANREAGNEIRGKPNYHDCDWNYLPKSTIFAFEESQEAQQIFVDLKQRNMDVSESPLHHKDHRSLYIETTFNSGELDQQLIKQCDHIDLENSLGITQQSLLSLSGLEHSSTAQDSPRSAKVSFIFGDHNLDTINPQTLGYERLLDESPEMLDKQSVIYLNNANDIKDLDLTSDAESIHFAANAVYANISESKIFGTTEGIEEPLLHDICYSETTDDVEDEDEASCEEDMIVPEDTRTDILSMSGSIDDIIDLTSLPPPEGDDNEDDFLLHSLNMAIAAPPPGFRDSSDEEDCQNQTASAVSVCVDDIPVSLIDAVPTNTDDKCEKTLDEAVVVSNLQAMKDLAVSEESQADDTSGVTILRAYSPESSSDSGNETNSSEMTESSELATAQKQTDHSARVILSTGEGYQSLLAEHTEFSLAKNQAGCMTLKSSSSLINRQAVDLQSKAVPSKQMLHSDNIEMEPETMETKSVTDYFNKMQMGSLVYACKRKNKPDAEMKSHFDVNVTINKKAGKRTDDGDLKAKLEMHPSKDCQHLSNFNMERTAFRKDNQRWYNTTDKGTIDRLPPGTTYSKTLPRLSGVTNSKNENNSKDDVNIESVLSEQEDIFISNANFLSSSKELGESEADENSSENIAKLADTDQSINRICEYHIAKNMSSLQSEGHFSLQSSQCSSVDAGCSTGSSSCATPVESPLCTSDVRHTLSDTPVKSGNYISPDERQSILPNHGASYPELHQQGDTCHRMTVSAHVPVNADPLFGTLRDGSHRISKIKETTALTEPAKGRRGDGMPAATVKHPKGDPTTSSSICSESNVPTQNPDSLHFHQWNQACAPEISPHQYDIIGGSLKMPHNRKVLRRSSSVITRSSGTDTNDKKISSISLCLDGAETGPSRSEKRFELPMGKKLSKSSSHSSVNTISESRDGKRSGTAGSMQKVQKQSRSLPLLKLDASNWRCRGPFSYCFQNKGNNGDEEEDECEEIDNGNNNESKELSCVYIPQSPAEGQKDMPTSGSGKELESPRAIIKMAAKHNDNDQVAGQSEFNVLNMDFDDKIARINALKEKVYAIPDGFHAAQRDANELLCLIRSTHSGKGEDAILDTHDQELSQYKQSLSTESRQLGSACKKMAATDKSPEEVLSAMTSSFHILCCLTEACMRLVKAVNSETQQQEIVAKIDEVVLNYISLLKAAETTSVKMFNDPNVKLMARHSSTMAAIVSTLTRSLKTLLNK
- the FRMPD4 gene encoding FERM and PDZ domain-containing protein 4 isoform X3; the protein is MATNRDGRDFFISHLTQTGTFEDQRIESCQINPPVPRNVEMRRDPVLGFGFVAGSEKPVVVRSVTPGGPSEGKLVPGDQIIMINEEPVSNAPRERVIDLVRSCKESILLTVVQPYPSPKSAFISAAKKARLKSNPVKVRFSEEVIINGQVSETVKDNSLLFMPNVLKVYLENGQTKSFRFDSGTSIKDVILTLQEKLSIKCIEHFSLMLEQRTEGAGTKLLLLHEQETLTQVSTAYKVTQRPSSHMMRCLFRISFVPKDPIDLLRRDPVAFEYLYVQSCNDVVQERFGPELKYDIALRLAALQMYIATVTTKQTQKISLKYIEKEWGLETFLPSAVLQSMKEKNIKKALSHLVKANQNLVPPGKKLSALQAKVHYLKFLSDLRLYGGRVFKAKLVQGEKHSDVTLLVGPRYGISHVINTKTNLVALLADFSHVNRIEMFTEDDITVRVELHVLDVKPITLLMESSDAMNLACLTAGYYRLLVDSRRSIFNVAKQNMANREAGNEIRGKPNYHDCDWNYLPKSTIFAFEESQEAQQIFVDLKQRNMDVSESPLHHKDHRSLYIETTFNSGELDQQLIKQCDHIDLENSLGITQQSLLSLSGLEHSSTAQDSPRSAKVSFIFGDHNLDTINPQTLGYERLLDESPEMLDKQSVIYLNNANDIKDLDLTSDAESIHFAANAVYANISESKIFGTTEGIEEPLLHDICYSETTDDVEDEDEASCEEDMIVPEDTRTDILSMSGSIDDIIDLTSLPPPEGDDNEDDFLLHSLNMAIAAPPPGFRDSSDEEDCQNQTASAVSVCVDDIPVSLIDAVPTNTDDKCEKTLDEAVVVSNLQAMKDLAVSEESQADDTSGVTILRAYSPESSSDSGNETNSSEMTESSELATAQKQTDHSARVILSTGEGYQSLLAEHTEFSLAKNQAGCMTLKSSSSLINRQAVDLQSKAVPSKQMLHSDNIEMEPETMETKSVTDYFNKMQMGSLVYACKRKNKPDAEMKSHFDVNVTINKKAGKRTDDGDLKAKLEMHPSKDCQHLSNFNMERTAFRKDNQRWYNTTDKGTIDRLPPGTTYSKTLPRLSGVTNSKNENNSKDDVNIESVLSEQEDIFISNANFLSSSKELGESEADENSSENIAKLADTDQSINRICEYHIAKNMSSLQSEGHFSLQSSQCSSVDAGCSTGSSSCATPVESPLCTSDVRHTLSDTPVKSGNYISPDERQSILPNHGASYPELHQQGDTCHRMTVSAHVPVNADPLFGTLRDGSHRISKIKETTALTEPAKGRRGDGMPAATVKHPKGDPTTSSSICSESNVPTQNPDSLHFHQWNQACAPEISPHQYDIIGGSLKMPHNRKVLRRSSSVITRSSGTDTNDKKISSISLCLDGAETGPSRSEKRFELPMGKKLSKSSSHSSVNTISESRDGKRSGTAGSMQKVQKQSRSLPLLKLDASNWRCRGPFSYCFQNKGNNGDEEEDECEEIDNGNNNESKELSCVYIPQSPAEGQKDMPTSGSGKELESPRAIIKMAAKHNDNDQVAGQSEFNVLNMDFDDKIARINALKEKVYAIPDGFHAAQRDANELLCLIRSTHSGKGEDAILDTHDQELSQYKQSLSTESRQLGSACKKMAATDKSPEEVLSAMTSSFHILCCLTEACMRLVKAVNSETQQQEIVAKIDEVVLNYISLLKAAETTSVKMFNDPNVKLMARHSSTMAAIVSTLTRSLKTLLNK